The following proteins are co-located in the Solea solea chromosome 21, fSolSol10.1, whole genome shotgun sequence genome:
- the LOC131448179 gene encoding vesicular glutamate transporter 1-like produces the protein MEIRPDRFKAVAAKTLGKIYGVLEKKQENGETIELSAEGRPELVEEKEMPVVDCTCFGLPRRYIIAILSGIGFCISFGIRCNLGVAIVSMVNSHKVYKDNKEVIVKAQFDWDPETVGMIHGSFFWGYIVTQIPGGFICQRFAANRVFGFAIVATSFLNMLIPTAARMHFGCVIIVRVFQGLVEGVSYPACHGIWAKWAPPLERSRLATTAFCGSYAGAVIAMPLAGILVQYSGWSSVFYVYGTFGIMWYCFWTLVSYESPAAHPTITEEERNYIEESIGESAQNSILKFNTPWRAFFTSMPVYAIIVANFCRSWTFYLLLISQPAYFEEVFGFEISKVGIVSALPHLVMTIIVPIGGQLADYLRSNQIMTTTNVRKLMNCGGFGMEATLLLVVGFSHTKGVAITFLVLAVGFSGFAISGFNVNHLDIAPRYASILMGISNGVGTLSGMVCPLIVGTMTKHKTREEWQGVFLIASIVHYGGVIFYGLFASGEKQAWAEPEQLSDEKCGILDEDELANETEELYRTSGGAGYGAMNQGVDPNGGGGGGWVSDWDKTEEYVQPAAGTNNYLYRGEGDRELT, from the exons ATGGAAATCCGGCCGGACAGGTTTAAGGCCGTGGCAGCCAAGACTCTGGGCAAGATATACGG AGTTCTTGAGAAGAAGCAAGAGAATGGCGAGACCATCGAGCTGTCGGCAGAGGGCCGTCCAGAGCTGGTGGAGGAGAAAGAGATGCCCGTGGTGGACTGCACGTGCTTCGGGCTGCCGAGGCGCTACATCATCGCCATCCTCTCCGGCATCGGCTTCTGCATCTCCTTTGGAATCCGGTGTAACCTGGGCGTGGCCATCGTCAGCATGGTCAACAGCCACAAGGTCTACAAAGACAACAAGGAGGTCATAGTG AAAGCTCAGTTTGACTGGGATCCAGAGACGGTGGGAATGATCCACGGCTCGTTCTTCTGGGGATACATCGTCACTCAAATCCCAGGAGGCTTCATTTGTCAAAGGTTTGCAGCAAACAG AGTGTTTGGCTTTGCCATCGTGGCCACGTCTTTCCTGAACATGCTCATCCCCACGGCAGCGCGGATGCACTTTGGCTGCGTCATCATCGTCAGGGTGTTCCAAGGACTTGTGGAG GGTGTGTCATATCCTGCCTGTCATGGCATTTGGGCGAAATGGGCACCGCCTCTTGAAAGAAGTCGTCTGGCCACGACAGCCTTCTGTG GTTCTTATGCTGGTGCTGTGATCGCTATGCCTTTAGCTGGAATCCTTGTCCAGTACTCTGGATGGTCATCAGTCTTCTACGTCTACG GAACTTTTGGGATCATGTGGTACTGCTTCTGGACCCTGGTGTCTTATGAGAGTCCGGCAGCACATCCCACCAtcactgaggaggagaggaactATATCGAGGAAAGCATCGGCGAGTCAGCCCAAAATTCCATACTG AAATTTAACACACCATGGAGGGCGTTCTTCACTTCCATGCCTGTGTACGCCATCATTGTGGCAAATTTCTGCAGGAGCTGGACTTTCTACTTGCTTCTCATCAGCCAGCCGGCTTACTTTGAAGAGGTGTTTGGGTTTGAGATCAGCaag GTGGGCATAGTTTCTGCACTTCCCCATCTGGTTATGACCATCATCGTGCCCATTGGTGGTCAGCTTGCCGACTATCTTCGCTCCAACCAAATCATGACCACCACTAATGTCAGGAAACTCATGAATTGTGGAG GTTTTGGGATGGAGGCGactctgctgctggtggtgggcTTCTCTCACACTAAGGGTGTGGCTATTACATTCCTGGTCCTGGCTGTGGGTTTCTCTGGCTTTGCCATTTCAG GTTTCAATGTGAACCACCTGGACATTGCGCCTCGATACGCTAGTATCCTCATGGGCATCTCCAACGGTGTGGGCACTTTGTCTGGCATGGTTTGCCCACTTATAGTCGGCACCATGACAAAGCACAAG ACACGAGAAGAGTGGCAGGGTGTGTTTCTTATTGCCTCAATTGTTCATTATGGAGGTGTCATATTCTATG GACTTTTTGCGTCTGGGGAGAAGCAAGCTTGGGCCGAGCCCGAGCAACTGAGCGATGAGAAATGTGGCATCCTGGACGAGGACGAGCTCGCCAACGAGACGGAGGAGCTCTATCGCACAAGCGGCGGGGCAGGTTACGGCGCCATGAACCAGGGAGTGGATCccaatggaggaggaggaggaggctgggtCTCCGACTGGGACAAAACCGAGGAGTATGTGCAACCAGCAGCCGGAACCAATAACTACCTTTATAGAGGAGAGGGTGACAGAGAGCTGACGTAA